From Erigeron canadensis isolate Cc75 chromosome 5, C_canadensis_v1, whole genome shotgun sequence:
CTCAGCCCAATTCCACGTTGGAGATTGTAAGAACTTATGGGTTATTACTTGTATCAGCCAGTTGGTTTTAgagcttatttgttaaaacaTTAGTAATTAATTGGATGGGCTATAGTTAAGTATCAGTATCCATTTCATTGTCGATGCAACAAATTAATCTTTAAAAGTATACATTCCTGCTTGCTGCTGCAGAGCTTGAAATGATCAAGGAAAGATTTTCGAAGCTTTTGTTGGGGGAGGATATGTCAGGCGGTGGCAAAGGCGTTTCCACTGCAGTTACTGTCTCTAATGCTATCACAAATCTCTATGGTATCTACTCATCTTGTCTCCAAACCATAACTTAACACATAGCATATATATTGCCTATAGACAATGAGTTGCATCCTTTAATTACCATAATTTGTACACTGTAGTTTCTATGTTTGGGCAGCACCAGAGGTTGGAACCGTTGTATCGTGATAACAAGATGATGTGGAAAAGGGAAATGACTTGCTTGTTATCTGTATGTGATTACATTGTTGAATTTGTCCCAGCTTCACAAAACGGAGCATCCATGGAGGTACGGTTATAACTAAATGTTGTTCTGCAAGTGTCAACTAGCATGGTCTTCCATTTACGTTTTGACTATTTGTTTGAATATGTCTACTCTTGCAAATCTTTTTCGCAAGAACAGATCGATATTATTTTGCAATGATGTCTCACCTGCAACAATACAAATGTCGGTCAATTATGATTATTATCCATTTTCTTGTTGGAACATCGTGATGGGTTATATATGTTCAAACTTCTTTCTTTCAGATGATGATTAGCAGGCCAAGATCAGATATAGATATCAACCTTCCCGCGTTAGTTAAGCTCGATGCACTTCTCATTGTAAGGCCATATTTCAATCCTAGCTTTGTTTTGGTGATCATATTggacaaaagtattagtaagtTACGCATGATTATAGTGCAATTTGTAAAATTTGTTTTGCTGTTGTTTTATCAACAAAATCATATTCACGTCTTATCAAATGACTATTCAATTAGTAAAACAACGGTTCTTTAGCCACAAAAAAACATACTTCTTAATCATAATGATTGTCTAAATGAGTCTTCTGTTTCCATTGCAGGAAATATTGGAGAgtttccaagaaacagaattttGGTATGACGAACAAGGAAGCATGTCAGGACACTCAGGGACTGGATCTTTTAGACAAACTCCTCGGCCTCGGAGGAAAGAAGAGAAGTGGTGGCTGCCCGTCCCATGTGTTTCAGCAGAAGGCCTTTCAGAGATGGCCAAGAAGCATTTGAGACAGAAACGTGATGCAGCAAATCAAATATACAAAGCTGCAATGGCTATCAACAATAGTGTTCTTGCCGATATGGAAATCCCACGCACGTATATTGCTTCCCTTCCTAAGGTTTCACCCTCCATATATCAACCTCACTGTTAACAAGTAATTATGTAAATTTGCCTTTGTTataagaaaataccaaaaaaaactaCTCTAAGTTGCACTTTGTTATCCAAACACATGTTTGCAGATACTTGATTCATTGTGGTTCACTACTCTTGTATAATTCACAATCCAAGAACCGCTTAAATTTGCAGTCTTTTGAAgcttttatgtgtttgttttcaGAGTGGAAGAACAAGTGTAGGGGATACCATATATCGGTACATGACTTCCACAAGCAGATTCTCCCCTGAACATCTTCTCGATTGTCTCAACATAAGCTCGGAACATGAAGCCCTTGAGTTAGCCGATCGTGTTGAGGCCTCCATGTTCACATGGAGGCAAAAAGCATGCTCAAGTTTTCCAAACTCATCATGGGAATTGGTTAAAGAACACATGGAGGGCGAAAAGAACGTGGTGCTAGCCGAAAGAGCGGAAATATTATTTTTCAGCCTAAAACAACGCTTCCCCAAACTTGCACAAACAACACTAGACACGACCAAAATTCAATACAACAGAGTAAGTGCATATATGAAACTATTTTTCATTCTTTATGAacaattttttaattagttggAGACATGAATTAATGAATGATCAAATTTTCTAATAATAGGCATACTACTTCATTTTCTATGGTAAACAAAGTATTGCAGAAATGTGAAAAACAATGTAAAAGTAAGTGAAATttctgacaaaaaaaaaagtgtccaAGTTGTACAAATGGTTCTTGTACATCTCAATAATCAATTTACTTGGTTTTTTCACCTAAAGTAATTTTAGTTTTACAACTATATATTGTAGTTTGAAATGGTGATTATGATTGTAGGATGTGGGACAAGCTATATTGGAGAGCTACTCAAGGGTTTTGGAAGGTTTAGCATATAATATTGTTGGTTGGGTGGAAGATGTATTGTTTGTAGACCATTCCGTGACAAACCAACAACATCAAGACTCTTAGTTATTGTTAACCTGCCTCTGCCTGCCTTATTTTTGcaagatatacatatatttttgtacGTTTAGACATACTctatcaatttcttcttctgcCTATTTGTATATAGAAATGATGATTAGTTAGTCCAATTAAGCTTATCACTAAACATATCTGGTTATGTTTTGCCCAGCTAACTCGAGACGTTGATCATACAATTATGGTTAATTATTGATTTTCTTAGTGGTCCGAGGACAACCTTTTAATTAGCTAGGCATAactagggctgtaaacgaactgaacagttcacgaatagttcatgaaccgttcggcgggaagttcgttcgtgttcgttcgtttagttaaatgaacggacatgaacaaagctctcgttcgttcatttacgttcgtgaacattcgttcatttatgttcatgaactgtcgttcgtgaacaatagtttgtttatgttcgtgaacatttgttcgttatgttcatttataaatataaatatttgttttatataatatacatattattaatacctaactatttaagaaaaagttt
This genomic window contains:
- the LOC122600550 gene encoding rop guanine nucleotide exchange factor 3-like isoform X1, with product MEDLQEINCDTACFQSSSSSSMMDHDQSAPTTPASDNNNNNNNSFGYCRTNSSSGFSEQSSTDHDFNSCSSEANSPVCWPGTRKSPYCRPTLSRFAGGINKYLNLKDNDHHKVINNDQAPTDLELEMIKERFSKLLLGEDMSGGGKGVSTAVTVSNAITNLYVSMFGQHQRLEPLYRDNKMMWKREMTCLLSVCDYIVEFVPASQNGASMEMMISRPRSDIDINLPALVKLDALLIEILESFQETEFWYDEQGSMSGHSGTGSFRQTPRPRRKEEKWWLPVPCVSAEGLSEMAKKHLRQKRDAANQIYKAAMAINNSVLADMEIPRTYIASLPKSGRTSVGDTIYRYMTSTSRFSPEHLLDCLNISSEHEALELADRVEASMFTWRQKACSSFPNSSWELVKEHMEGEKNVVLAERAEILFFSLKQRFPKLAQTTLDTTKIQYNRDVGQAILESYSRVLEGLAYNIVGWVEDVLFVDHSVTNQQHQDS
- the LOC122600550 gene encoding rop guanine nucleotide exchange factor 3-like isoform X2, whose translation is MLSQISMHQRLEPLYRDNKMMWKREMTCLLSVCDYIVEFVPASQNGASMEMMISRPRSDIDINLPALVKLDALLIEILESFQETEFWYDEQGSMSGHSGTGSFRQTPRPRRKEEKWWLPVPCVSAEGLSEMAKKHLRQKRDAANQIYKAAMAINNSVLADMEIPRTYIASLPKSGRTSVGDTIYRYMTSTSRFSPEHLLDCLNISSEHEALELADRVEASMFTWRQKACSSFPNSSWELVKEHMEGEKNVVLAERAEILFFSLKQRFPKLAQTTLDTTKIQYNRDVGQAILESYSRVLEGLAYNIVGWVEDVLFVDHSVTNQQHQDS